Proteins from a genomic interval of Synergistaceae bacterium:
- a CDS encoding AAA family ATPase — MLKRLSIRNVGGISHCELSFEKGFTVITGESGAGKSSIVRAIELASGKRGQSALIRAGEEEAAVDVVFQTDCRLSGLDEEQQPAEGTFFAKRNLSRSGRGRAILQGSQVPVVLYASSVAQLVHIQSQFAQLELLDAGCQLTMVDSCGRQELRDALSELRNVFEQARIKERELKDIATRRAEIEQRYSNAAEVVPLVKKVDPTTGLEASLEKDISELSSRLTGLGKIAQALDHLTGGRSEQGLLDAMNNVGGTLIECLPSEEGEMAARLLREGLQSFQDIADLARSQAGSPDALRREIEALEQRLGALRKLKRLAGAKSEEDLLAYCQGSTEGMSWLEESYDRLEKVAQEARELRRRANQAAMTLREERKKAAETLEERVNALFEDLAMDGVGFVIRFVELPKLRRDGADGVEFTLFTDKRSGKVDKIASGGELSRLLLALQLSLPDEWLPPTLVFDEVEAGLGGRAAVLSGLKLQELSHRCQVLLVTHEASIAALGDRHFVVRKEDGESHSHEVEGEERVREVARMLSGDPDLPEAQEHARRLLRLP; from the coding sequence GTGCTGAAGCGACTTTCCATCCGAAACGTGGGAGGCATCAGCCACTGCGAACTCTCCTTCGAGAAAGGCTTCACTGTTATCACCGGTGAAAGCGGCGCGGGGAAGAGCAGCATCGTCCGTGCTATCGAGCTGGCGTCGGGAAAACGCGGACAGTCCGCCCTCATTCGCGCCGGAGAAGAAGAGGCCGCGGTGGACGTGGTTTTTCAGACGGACTGTCGATTATCAGGCCTGGATGAAGAACAGCAGCCCGCCGAAGGAACGTTTTTCGCGAAACGCAACTTGTCACGCAGTGGTCGAGGACGCGCGATCCTCCAGGGAAGTCAGGTGCCCGTCGTTCTCTATGCGTCGTCGGTCGCCCAGTTGGTTCACATTCAAAGCCAGTTCGCACAACTGGAACTCCTGGACGCCGGGTGTCAGTTGACTATGGTGGATTCCTGCGGGCGCCAGGAACTGCGCGACGCTCTGAGCGAACTTCGAAACGTCTTTGAACAAGCCAGAATCAAAGAACGCGAGTTGAAAGACATCGCCACCCGCCGAGCGGAAATCGAGCAACGATACTCCAACGCCGCCGAAGTCGTTCCTCTGGTGAAAAAAGTCGATCCCACGACCGGACTGGAGGCCTCCTTAGAAAAAGACATTAGCGAACTCTCCAGCCGATTGACCGGCTTGGGCAAGATTGCCCAAGCTCTTGACCATCTGACCGGCGGCCGGTCCGAACAGGGGCTTCTGGACGCTATGAACAACGTGGGCGGAACCCTGATCGAGTGCTTGCCCTCCGAGGAGGGAGAGATGGCGGCGCGCCTCTTGCGGGAAGGGCTGCAAAGTTTTCAGGACATCGCCGACCTCGCGCGAAGCCAGGCAGGGTCCCCCGATGCCTTAAGGCGGGAGATCGAGGCTTTGGAACAACGATTGGGGGCGCTTCGCAAACTAAAGCGCCTAGCCGGGGCAAAGAGCGAAGAAGACCTGTTAGCCTACTGCCAGGGGTCCACAGAGGGTATGTCCTGGTTGGAAGAAAGTTATGACCGATTGGAGAAAGTCGCTCAGGAGGCTCGAGAGCTGCGTCGCCGCGCCAACCAAGCGGCTATGACTCTGCGCGAGGAACGCAAAAAAGCCGCTGAGACCTTGGAGGAACGGGTCAACGCGCTCTTTGAGGACTTGGCGATGGATGGCGTCGGCTTCGTGATACGTTTCGTCGAGCTGCCCAAGCTCCGGCGGGACGGAGCGGATGGAGTAGAGTTCACCCTCTTTACGGATAAACGCAGTGGAAAGGTGGACAAAATCGCCTCTGGAGGAGAATTGAGTCGCTTGCTTCTGGCCTTGCAACTTTCACTGCCCGACGAGTGGCTGCCTCCCACTCTGGTCTTCGACGAGGTGGAAGCAGGTTTGGGAGGGCGAGCTGCCGTGCTTTCCGGCCTCAAGCTCCAGGAGCTTTCACACCGGTGTCAGGTGCTGCTGGTAACCCACGAAGCCTCTATCGCCGCTTTAGGAGACCGGCATTTCGTCGTGCGCAAAGAGGACGGTGAGTCCCACTCCCATGAGGTAGAGGGCGAAGAGCGTGTCCGAGAGGTGGCCCGTATGCTCTCCGGCGACCCTGATCTTCCAGAGGCCCAAGAACACGCCCGTCGCCTACTGCGTTTGCCATAA